One window from the genome of Faecalibacterium sp. HTF-F encodes:
- a CDS encoding MATE family efflux transporter, translating into MSKDEYLITDPPLKALTVFALPMILGSFFQQVYNMADSIIVGQFVGSSALAAVGACAALTNVFICVALGAGVGAGVLVSRYFGAKNYGKMKTIVSTSLISFLILSVVLGVFGFCFSHFMMSGLQTPADILEEAVLYLRVYFVGFPFLFMYNILSTMFTSIGESKIPLGLLIFSSILNIFMDLWMVAGLGLGVFGAALATLIAQGISAVFSFLIFLSRMRQYKSSFSRFDRQELYSMLRIAVPSVLQQSTVSIGMMIVQAVVNPFGTQALAGYAATMRVENVFSLIFVSIGNAVSPFVSQNLGAKKLERIKKGYHAALVLDLCFAVLAFVVIETLHTQISSLFLGKDGTTLAYQVSGDYMRWLGYFFIFMGIKMATDGVLRGLGIMRPFLIANMVNLAIRLSVALICAPRFGIAFVWLAVPAGWLANFLISYAALRRSWPEDKAAVSQ; encoded by the coding sequence ATGTCGAAAGATGAATATTTGATCACAGATCCACCCCTTAAAGCGCTGACTGTTTTTGCGCTGCCGATGATCCTTGGCAGCTTTTTTCAACAAGTATACAATATGGCCGATTCCATAATCGTTGGTCAATTTGTTGGCTCCTCGGCACTTGCGGCTGTTGGTGCTTGTGCTGCACTGACCAATGTTTTTATTTGTGTGGCGCTTGGTGCTGGTGTGGGCGCAGGTGTGCTTGTAAGCCGCTATTTTGGTGCAAAAAATTATGGTAAAATGAAAACCATTGTGTCAACGTCCCTGATCAGCTTTTTGATTTTAAGCGTTGTCCTTGGTGTCTTTGGCTTTTGCTTTTCCCATTTCATGATGAGCGGATTACAGACCCCTGCCGATATATTGGAAGAAGCAGTATTGTATCTGCGTGTCTACTTTGTGGGTTTCCCGTTTCTATTCATGTACAACATTCTTTCCACCATGTTCACTTCCATCGGTGAATCCAAAATTCCGTTGGGACTGCTGATATTCTCATCGATCCTGAATATTTTTATGGATCTCTGGATGGTGGCCGGTCTTGGTCTGGGGGTGTTTGGTGCAGCCCTTGCGACCTTGATCGCACAAGGAATTTCTGCCGTGTTTTCGTTTTTGATCTTTCTGTCTCGGATGCGGCAATACAAGAGCTCCTTTAGCAGGTTCGACCGGCAGGAGCTGTATTCCATGCTTCGCATTGCGGTACCATCGGTTTTGCAGCAGTCCACAGTGTCTATCGGTATGATGATCGTGCAGGCAGTGGTAAATCCCTTCGGCACACAGGCACTTGCCGGGTATGCAGCAACGATGCGGGTAGAAAATGTTTTTTCGCTGATCTTCGTATCCATCGGCAATGCAGTTTCGCCGTTTGTATCCCAGAATCTTGGCGCAAAGAAACTTGAGCGTATCAAAAAAGGTTATCATGCTGCACTGGTGTTGGATCTATGCTTTGCAGTTCTTGCTTTCGTGGTCATTGAAACACTGCACACACAGATTTCCTCGTTGTTCTTGGGAAAAGACGGAACCACGTTGGCCTATCAGGTGTCCGGTGATTATATGAGATGGCTTGGTTACTTTTTCATCTTCATGGGCATCAAGATGGCAACTGATGGCGTTCTTCGCGGACTTGGAATCATGCGGCCGTTTCTTATTGCAAATATGGTAAACCTTGCAATCCGCTTGTCTGTTGCCTTGATTTGTGCACCGCGTTTTGGCATTGCTTTTGTTTGGCTTGCAGTCCCGGCAGGTTGGCTTGCAAACTTCCTTATTTCCTATGCGGCGCTCAGAAGATCGTGGCCAGAGGATAAAGCAGCGGTATCTCAATGA
- a CDS encoding Cof-type HAD-IIB family hydrolase, producing the protein MAEIKVLALDLDGTLTNSQKEVTPRTRAALDAAIAKGVTIVLASGRPTAGVLPLAKELGLDKKGGCILSYNGGKIVDCRTGETLYQKQLDAQYVPELCAFAAAQDVAIITYNKEGVVTERPDDPWALRECFTCKLPMTGVDDLAKYVDYPICKMLITLDPARRDEVWAAGRQQFDGRIDLYPSSPFFIEAVPLGVAKDGSLAALLERMGLTRDNLMACGDGLNDRSMIAYAGVGVAMQNAEGPVKDCADYVTATDNDHDGVAEAVEKFIL; encoded by the coding sequence ATGGCAGAGATCAAAGTTCTGGCACTGGATCTGGATGGCACCCTGACCAACAGCCAAAAGGAAGTCACGCCCCGCACCCGGGCTGCACTGGATGCCGCCATTGCAAAGGGCGTTACCATCGTGCTTGCCTCCGGACGGCCCACCGCGGGCGTGCTGCCGCTGGCAAAGGAACTGGGGCTGGATAAAAAGGGCGGCTGCATCCTTTCTTACAATGGCGGCAAGATCGTGGACTGCCGCACCGGCGAGACTTTGTACCAGAAACAGCTGGATGCCCAGTACGTACCCGAGCTGTGCGCCTTTGCCGCCGCACAGGATGTGGCCATCATCACCTATAATAAGGAGGGCGTCGTCACCGAACGCCCGGACGATCCGTGGGCCCTGCGCGAATGCTTTACCTGCAAACTGCCCATGACCGGTGTGGACGATCTGGCAAAGTATGTGGATTACCCCATCTGCAAAATGCTCATCACACTGGACCCTGCCCGCCGGGACGAAGTGTGGGCCGCAGGCAGGCAGCAGTTCGATGGCCGCATCGACCTGTACCCCTCCAGCCCGTTCTTCATTGAAGCCGTACCGCTGGGCGTGGCCAAGGACGGCAGCCTTGCCGCCCTTTTGGAGCGCATGGGCCTGACCCGCGATAACCTGATGGCCTGCGGCGACGGCCTGAACGACCGCTCCATGATCGCCTACGCCGGTGTGGGCGTGGCGATGCAGAACGCCGAGGGCCCGGTAAAGGACTGCGCCGATTATGTGACCGCTACCGACAACGATCACGACGGCGTGGCTGAGGCCGTGGAGAAGTTTATTTTATAA
- a CDS encoding 3'-5' exonuclease: MSRNLVLFDLEWNIGYQPYTFNYHGVQQTFRGEIVEIGAVKIDEDANVLDTFSIHLRPRIFRKLQHHIAKVTGLTQADLDKGEPIVQGLRRFMQWCGPDAEFAEWGMDDVPVLKQNLYLCNIDESRPTVWYDLQQVFLREHPRKEGEGMTLESVVTRMGIPMERQFHDALSDTLYTADVCRLLDLRAGLAAYPTEDEALRASLCPAPGDYRDFEVFHGYVEQYTWRTDPKIYTMNCPECGAPLKPDDVWLKKGSNSWYTLSQCPRCAGSGSAAGKGVFQRYKLARRDGLHWSYARCLQMPDDASLDRWEKQRTAQLERMKARAEKQAAE; this comes from the coding sequence ATGTCGCGCAATCTGGTTTTATTTGATCTGGAATGGAACATCGGCTACCAGCCGTATACCTTTAATTACCACGGCGTGCAGCAGACCTTCCGGGGCGAGATCGTAGAGATCGGCGCCGTAAAGATCGACGAGGACGCTAACGTACTGGATACCTTTTCCATCCATCTGCGCCCCCGCATCTTCCGCAAGCTGCAGCACCACATCGCCAAGGTCACCGGCCTGACGCAGGCCGATCTGGACAAGGGGGAGCCCATCGTGCAGGGCCTGCGCCGCTTTATGCAGTGGTGCGGCCCGGATGCCGAGTTTGCCGAGTGGGGCATGGACGATGTGCCTGTGCTCAAGCAGAACCTTTACCTGTGCAATATTGACGAGTCCAGGCCCACCGTCTGGTACGACCTGCAGCAGGTGTTCCTGCGGGAGCACCCCCGCAAGGAGGGCGAGGGCATGACGCTGGAAAGCGTGGTCACCCGCATGGGTATCCCCATGGAGCGGCAGTTCCACGATGCACTTTCCGATACGCTGTACACCGCCGATGTCTGCCGTCTGCTGGACCTGCGGGCCGGGCTTGCCGCCTACCCCACCGAGGACGAAGCCCTGCGGGCCAGCCTGTGCCCGGCCCCCGGCGACTACCGGGATTTTGAGGTGTTCCACGGCTACGTGGAGCAGTACACCTGGCGCACCGACCCCAAAATTTACACCATGAACTGCCCGGAGTGCGGTGCACCGCTCAAGCCCGACGATGTGTGGCTGAAAAAGGGCAGCAACAGCTGGTACACCCTGAGCCAGTGCCCCCGGTGCGCCGGCAGCGGCAGCGCTGCAGGCAAAGGCGTATTCCAGCGGTACAAGCTTGCCCGCCGCGACGGCCTGCACTGGAGCTACGCCCGCTGTCTCCAGATGCCGGACGACGCCTCCCTTGACCGCTGGGAGAAGCAGCGCACCGCCCAGCTGGAGCGGATGAAGGCCCGCGCAGAAAAACAGGCTGCGGAGTAA
- a CDS encoding alkaline phosphatase, translating to MKENKISRRSFLKFGAAASAAGMMAAAPVAASAAQPDAAAAEDEENGLLDLFKKPKYIFLFIGDGMGTAQIQSARFYKGTVDNNGAVTEADLSFTGFPTVGSVTTYDSTSFCPDSASTATSIATGHKTESGVINMCPWTRDVPYETIAEKLHAQKGYKVGVISSVNIDHATPAAFYAHQKTRKNYYQIGVELANSGFEYFAGGEFQKVNGDGTGPNNHEVAAQAGYNVVTTQAGAAALTAGAGKTLIIAENLADGKAMNYAMDAAAGEWQLTDYVKKGIELLDNPKGFFLMTESGKIDWACHANDAAASIHDVLEMSNAVQAAVEFQNKHPNETLIIVTADHETGGMAIGYKTTNYDTFLTNLAHQKMSYAKFDSTYVQNYIANKTPFEAAMQDVKANFGLTLPTDPDAANAGKLLLTDYEVQNLRTAYERTLKVGSASQKDMSQQDYELYGTYIPFSMAICHTINHKSGMDHTTYAHTGAMVNVYANGVGAEKFGGVFDNTEIFHKLADLTKVK from the coding sequence ATGAAAGAAAATAAGATCTCCCGCCGCAGTTTTCTGAAGTTTGGTGCAGCTGCTTCCGCTGCCGGCATGATGGCCGCAGCACCCGTGGCTGCAAGTGCAGCCCAGCCGGACGCCGCTGCTGCCGAGGATGAGGAGAACGGCCTGCTGGACCTGTTCAAGAAACCCAAGTACATCTTCCTGTTCATCGGTGACGGCATGGGCACCGCCCAGATTCAGTCTGCCCGCTTCTACAAGGGCACCGTGGACAACAACGGCGCTGTGACCGAGGCCGACCTGAGCTTCACCGGCTTCCCCACCGTGGGCAGCGTGACCACCTACGACAGCACCTCCTTCTGCCCGGACTCCGCATCCACCGCAACCTCCATTGCTACCGGCCACAAGACTGAGAGCGGCGTCATCAACATGTGCCCCTGGACACGCGATGTGCCCTATGAGACCATTGCCGAAAAGCTGCACGCCCAGAAGGGCTACAAGGTGGGTGTCATCTCCTCGGTCAACATCGACCACGCCACTCCCGCCGCTTTCTACGCTCATCAGAAGACCCGCAAGAACTACTACCAGATCGGCGTGGAGCTGGCAAACTCCGGCTTTGAATACTTTGCTGGCGGCGAGTTCCAGAAGGTGAACGGCGACGGCACCGGCCCCAACAACCACGAGGTGGCTGCTCAGGCAGGCTACAATGTGGTCACCACGCAGGCAGGCGCTGCCGCCCTGACCGCAGGCGCAGGCAAGACCCTGATCATTGCCGAGAATCTGGCAGACGGCAAGGCCATGAACTACGCCATGGACGCCGCTGCAGGCGAGTGGCAGCTGACCGATTACGTCAAGAAGGGCATCGAGCTGCTGGATAACCCCAAGGGTTTCTTCCTGATGACCGAGTCCGGCAAGATCGACTGGGCCTGCCACGCCAACGATGCCGCTGCTTCCATCCACGATGTGCTGGAAATGAGCAACGCCGTGCAGGCAGCTGTGGAGTTCCAGAACAAGCACCCCAACGAGACCCTGATCATTGTCACCGCCGACCACGAGACCGGCGGTATGGCCATCGGCTACAAGACCACCAACTACGACACCTTCCTGACCAATCTGGCCCACCAGAAGATGTCTTACGCAAAGTTTGATTCTACCTATGTGCAGAACTACATCGCCAACAAGACCCCCTTTGAAGCTGCCATGCAGGATGTGAAGGCAAACTTCGGTCTGACCCTGCCCACCGACCCGGATGCCGCCAACGCCGGCAAGCTGCTGCTGACCGACTACGAGGTGCAGAACCTGCGCACCGCCTACGAGCGCACCCTGAAGGTCGGCTCTGCCAGCCAGAAGGACATGTCCCAGCAGGACTACGAGCTGTACGGCACCTACATCCCCTTCAGCATGGCCATCTGCCACACCATCAACCATAAATCCGGCATGGACCACACCACCTACGCTCACACCGGTGCCATGGTGAACGTCTACGCCAACGGCGTGGGTGCGGAAAAGTTCGGCGGCGTGTTCGACAACACCGAGATCTTCCACAAGCTGGCCGACCTGACCAAGGTCAAGTAA